A genome region from Perca fluviatilis chromosome 20, GENO_Pfluv_1.0, whole genome shotgun sequence includes the following:
- the gabra2a gene encoding gamma-aminobutyric acid receptor subunit alpha-2 — translation MRGRWSSHSISILVSLIVLWQTRSKADSNSTRNVKDITTFTKILDSLLDGYDNRLRPGLGDRVTEVKTDIYVTSFGPVSDTDMEYTVDVFFRQSWKDERLKFHGPMNILPLNNLMASKIWTPDTFFHNGKKSVAHNMTMPNKLLRIMEDGTLLYTMRLTVQAECPMHLEDFPMDSHSCPLKFGSYAYTKTEVTYIWTRNATASVEVAEDGSRLNQYDLVDQTAGEETIKSSTGEYTVMTAHFHLKRKIGYFVIQTYLPCIMTVILSQVSFWLNRESVPARTVFGVTTVLTMTTLSISARNSLPKVAYATAMDWFIAVCYAFVFSALIEFATVNYFTKRGWAWDGKSVVSEKKKEASVMKKNNAYAVAVANYAPNITKDSTLPTISKCALSDPNHKTTAELKPEQSKKTFNSVSKIDRISRIMFPVLFGSFNLVYWATYLNREPVIVKTNPSK, via the exons ATGAGAGGACGATGGAGCTCACATTCCATCTCTATATTGGTCTCTTTGATCGTACTGTGGCAGACACG GTCAAAAGCAGATTCCAATTCAACACGTAACGTCAAAGACATCACAACCTTCACCAAGATCCTGGACAGTCTGCTGGATGGATATGACAACAGACTGAGACCTGGCCTGGGAG ACCGAGTAACGGAAGTGAAGACTGACATCTATGTGACTAGTTTTGGTCCAGTGTCTGACACAGATATG gagtACACCGTTGACGTTTTCTTCCGTCAGAGTTGGAAGGACGAGCGGCTGAAGTTCCACGGACCAATGAACATTCTGCCTCTCAACAACCTGATGGCCAGTAAGATCTGGACCCCTGACACCTTCTTCCACAACGGCAAGAAATCTGTCGCCCACAACATGACCATGCCCAACAAGCTGCTGAGGATCATGGAGGACGGAACCCTGCTCTACACTATGAG GCTAACGGTTCAAGCTGAGTGCCCCATGCACCTTGAAGACTTCCCAATGGATTCTCACTCATGTCCTCTCAAGTTTGGCAGCT ATGCCTACACTAAGACAGAGGTTACTTACATCTGGACTCGTAATGCCACCGCGTCAGTGGAAGTGGCAGAAGACGGATCCAGACTCAACCAGTATGACTTGGTGGACCAGACTGCAGGGGAGGAGACCATTAAATCCAGCACTG gTGAATACACGGTCATGACCGCTCACTTCCATCTGAAGAGGAAGATCGGCTACTTTGTGATCCAGACTTACCTGCCCTGTATCATGACGGTCATCCTCTCCCAGGTCTCCTTCTGGCTCAATCGAGAGTCGGTGCCAGCCAGAACTGTCtttg GTGTAACTACAGTTCTCACCATGACAACCCTGAGTATTAGTGCCCGTAATTCACTGCCCAAGGTGGCCTATGCTACAGCCATGGACTGGTTCATCGCCGTCTGCTACGCCTTCGTCTTCTCTGCACTAATCGAGTTTGCTACAGTCAACTACTTCACCAAGCGAGGCTGGGCCTGGGACGGAAAGAGTGTCGTCAGCGAAAAG AAAAAGGAAGCGTCAGTCATGAAGAAGAACAACGCCTATGCTGTAGCCGTGGCCAACTATGCTCCCAACATCACAAAGGACTCCACGCTGCCCACCATCTCCAAGTGtgctctgagcgatcccaaccACAAGACCACAGCGGAGCTGAAGCCTGAACAGAGCAAGAAAACCTTCAACAGCGTCAGCAAGATCGACCGCATCTCCCGCATCATGTTCCCCGTGTTGTTTGGGAGCTTTAACCTGGTCTACTGGGCCACCTACCTGAACAGAGAACCAGTCATTGTAAAAACGAATCCGTCCAAATGA